In a single window of the Micromonospora sp. WMMD1155 genome:
- a CDS encoding response regulator: MTDIRVLVVEDEPLLAEAHSAYTERVPGFVVVGVAHTARAAMAALRAGGGGDVDLVLLDFRLPDLHGLDVCRALRAAGSSVDVLAVTSARDLAVVRTAVSLGVTHYLLKPFTFAAFRDKLERYADYRAQALADGEVAAQHDVDRMFATLRGTAGHSLPKGLDAQTLNRVRAALSDATGAEVGLSATEVGAATGISRVTARRYLEYLVTIDRVVRSSRYGTPGRPEVEYRPR; the protein is encoded by the coding sequence ATGACGGACATCCGGGTGCTGGTCGTCGAGGACGAGCCGCTGCTGGCCGAGGCGCACAGCGCGTACACCGAGCGGGTTCCCGGTTTCGTGGTGGTCGGCGTGGCGCACACCGCGCGGGCGGCGATGGCGGCGCTGCGCGCGGGCGGCGGCGGCGACGTGGACCTCGTACTCCTGGATTTTCGGCTGCCCGACCTGCACGGCCTGGACGTCTGCCGGGCGCTGCGCGCGGCCGGCAGCAGCGTCGACGTGCTCGCGGTGACCTCCGCCCGGGACCTGGCGGTGGTCCGCACCGCGGTGTCCCTCGGGGTGACCCACTACCTGCTCAAACCGTTCACGTTCGCGGCGTTCCGCGACAAGCTGGAGCGGTACGCGGACTACCGTGCGCAGGCGCTCGCCGACGGGGAGGTGGCCGCCCAGCACGACGTCGACCGGATGTTCGCCACCCTGCGCGGCACCGCCGGGCACAGCCTGCCCAAGGGCCTCGACGCGCAGACCCTCAATCGGGTACGCGCCGCCCTCAGCGACGCGACCGGCGCTGAGGTGGGGCTGTCCGCGACCGAGGTGGGCGCGGCGACCGGCATCTCCCGGGTGACCGCCCGCCGCTACCTGGAGTACCTGGTGACGATCGACCGAGTCGTCCGCAGCTCCCGCTACGGCACCCCCGGCCGCCCCGAGGTCGAGTACCGGCCCCGGTGA
- the abc-f gene encoding ribosomal protection-like ABC-F family protein, producing the protein MSDAYIVCSNLSFSWPDDTPVFSELSFTVPGGRTGLVAPNGAGKSTLLRLIAGELRPSGGSVTVDGLLGYLPQTLPLAGDLAVAQVLGVAERIAALHAIEAGDAGEEHFATIGDDWDIEERTRAELDRLGLGDLSLDRPLHTLSGGQVVSLGLAAQLLRRPDVLLLDEPTNNLDLEARHKLYDVLTDWSGCLLLVSHDRELLDRMDRIAELERGEIRWYGGNFTAYTEAVQAAREVAESNLRNAEQEVKREKREMQQARERADRRASNASKNLKNAGLARIVAGGLKRSAQESAGKAQETHSSRLGQAKARLDEAGRAVREEDRIVVDLPDTTVPAGRTVFTGTGMRARFDDRELFGGDGADLVIRGPERIALTGANGVGKSTLLRLVNGDLEPAGGDVKRADGRIAYLSQRLDLLDLDRTVAENFAAYAPSLPDARRMNLLARFLFRGARVNLPVGVLSGGERLRATLACVLCAEPAPQLLLLDEPTNNLDLVSVAQLESALTAYQGAFVVVSHDERFLAEIGVQRWLRLADGRLREIAAPDRG; encoded by the coding sequence ATGTCTGACGCGTACATCGTCTGCTCGAATCTGTCCTTCTCCTGGCCGGACGACACCCCGGTCTTCTCGGAGCTGTCCTTCACCGTTCCCGGCGGTCGTACCGGCCTGGTCGCGCCCAACGGCGCCGGCAAGAGCACCCTGCTGCGGCTGATCGCCGGGGAGTTGCGGCCCAGCGGCGGCAGCGTCACCGTCGACGGTCTGCTCGGCTACCTCCCGCAGACCCTTCCGCTGGCCGGCGACCTGGCCGTGGCGCAGGTGCTCGGCGTCGCCGAGCGGATCGCGGCACTGCACGCCATCGAGGCCGGCGACGCCGGCGAGGAGCACTTCGCCACCATCGGCGACGACTGGGACATCGAGGAGCGCACCCGCGCCGAGCTGGACCGGCTGGGGCTGGGTGACCTGTCACTCGACCGGCCGCTGCACACGCTCAGCGGTGGTCAGGTGGTCTCCCTCGGTCTGGCGGCCCAGTTGCTGCGCCGCCCGGACGTGCTGCTGCTCGACGAGCCGACCAACAACCTGGACCTGGAGGCCCGGCACAAGCTCTACGACGTGCTCACCGACTGGTCCGGCTGCCTGTTGCTGGTCAGCCACGACCGGGAACTGCTGGACCGGATGGACCGCATCGCCGAGCTGGAACGCGGCGAGATCCGCTGGTACGGGGGCAACTTCACCGCGTACACCGAGGCGGTGCAGGCGGCGCGGGAGGTGGCCGAGAGCAACCTGCGCAACGCCGAGCAGGAGGTGAAGCGGGAGAAGCGCGAGATGCAGCAGGCCCGCGAGCGGGCCGATCGGAGGGCCAGCAACGCCTCGAAGAACCTGAAGAACGCCGGGCTGGCCCGGATCGTCGCCGGCGGGCTCAAGCGCAGCGCACAGGAGTCGGCGGGCAAGGCCCAGGAGACGCACTCCAGCCGGCTCGGTCAGGCCAAGGCCCGACTGGACGAGGCCGGGCGGGCGGTCCGCGAGGAGGACCGGATCGTCGTGGACCTGCCGGACACGACCGTCCCGGCCGGAAGGACGGTCTTCACGGGTACGGGGATGCGCGCCCGTTTCGACGACCGGGAACTCTTCGGCGGTGACGGTGCCGACCTGGTGATCCGAGGTCCGGAACGGATCGCGCTCACCGGGGCGAACGGCGTGGGCAAGTCGACCCTGCTGCGCCTCGTCAACGGAGACCTCGAACCGGCCGGCGGCGACGTCAAGCGGGCCGACGGACGGATCGCGTACCTGTCGCAGCGGCTGGACCTGCTGGACCTGGACCGGACGGTGGCGGAGAACTTCGCCGCGTACGCGCCGAGCCTGCCGGACGCCAGGCGGATGAATCTGCTGGCCCGGTTCCTGTTCCGGGGCGCCCGGGTCAACCTGCCCGTCGGGGTGCTCTCCGGCGGTGAGCGGCTGCGCGCGACCCTCGCCTGTGTGCTCTGCGCGGAACCGGCCCCGCAACTGCTGCTGCTCGACGAGCCGACGAACAACCTGGACCTGGTCAGCGTCGCCCAGTTGGAGAGCGCGCTGACCGCGTACCAGGGGGCGTTCGTGGTGGTCAGCCACGACGAACGGTTCCTCGCCGAGATCGGCGTGCAGCGCTGGCTGCGGCTGGCCGACGGTCGACTGCGCGAGATCGCCGCCCCCGACCGGGGCTGA
- a CDS encoding type II toxin-antitoxin system VapC family toxin, with protein MSLVVLDTDVASAILRGRLSDPLRARLAGKTLCVTFVTLGELTKWTALRSWGPRKLADLAHWRSGIVLLPFDEAVAVTWGHLQARAQHRGRLLPTNDSWIAACCLVDRLPLATFNGKDFADFAEYDGLRLFDVS; from the coding sequence GTGAGCCTCGTCGTTCTCGACACCGACGTGGCGTCGGCAATCCTTCGCGGGCGGCTGTCGGACCCTCTCCGAGCCCGTTTGGCCGGTAAGACCCTCTGCGTGACCTTCGTGACGCTCGGCGAACTGACCAAGTGGACGGCACTGCGCAGTTGGGGGCCGCGCAAGTTGGCTGATCTCGCGCATTGGCGGTCGGGGATCGTCCTGCTGCCCTTCGACGAGGCCGTGGCGGTGACCTGGGGGCATCTTCAGGCGCGAGCGCAGCACCGTGGGCGGCTCCTGCCGACCAACGACTCGTGGATCGCGGCGTGCTGCCTTGTCGACCGGCTACCGCTCGCGACGTTCAATGGCAAGGATTTCGCCGACTTCGCCGAGTACGACGGGCTGCGCCTCTTCGACGTCTCCTAG